A section of the Thauera chlorobenzoica genome encodes:
- a CDS encoding TolC family protein: MKSPFAVPSSRLPRPAALALVLAFTLGSGSAWTQGSSDTPALGTSPQALVEYARQRNPGFAAARAEASAAYERVTPAGALPDPTLEVELMDATNTMNGRPASLLPGQVGETRYRITQPLPGWGKRDLAVKAAEAQATQADAMRDAAWAELAAKIETLWLRYYAADRERVLNREGLTLLQSLEELALARYALGLLPQQAVLRMQREITSQRLALVEVEQRRKGLATGLNGLLGRAHDAPLAAPADPPLLPEGLAPGALFEAAAGTNPEVQVAANDIDVARAGRERTYRDRLPDFAVGVTNNRPYEGKSSWDVMFEVMIPLQQSSRRAREREAEYMLMAAEARREDARARASGELGTAWSMYAQGRETLRLLEHTLLPQAQATRDASQAALSSGKVDFDSVIEAERQLIDIRTQRLKAELDTRLALTEIKKLTGDLK, from the coding sequence ATGAAATCCCCGTTCGCAGTACCCTCATCCCGCCTGCCCCGTCCTGCAGCGCTTGCACTGGTGTTGGCATTCACACTGGGAAGCGGCAGTGCCTGGACCCAGGGCTCGTCCGATACTCCGGCGCTCGGCACGAGCCCCCAGGCGCTGGTTGAATATGCGCGCCAACGCAACCCCGGCTTTGCCGCCGCCCGCGCGGAAGCGTCCGCAGCGTATGAGCGCGTGACCCCTGCGGGTGCGCTGCCCGACCCGACGCTCGAGGTCGAGCTGATGGACGCCACCAACACCATGAACGGGCGCCCGGCCTCGCTGCTGCCCGGCCAGGTGGGGGAGACGCGCTACCGCATCACCCAGCCGCTGCCCGGGTGGGGCAAGCGCGACCTGGCGGTGAAGGCCGCCGAGGCGCAGGCGACCCAGGCCGATGCGATGCGTGACGCCGCCTGGGCCGAGCTTGCGGCGAAGATCGAGACGCTGTGGTTGCGCTACTACGCCGCCGACCGCGAGCGGGTCCTCAACCGCGAGGGGCTGACCCTGCTGCAAAGCCTGGAAGAGCTTGCACTGGCCCGTTACGCGCTGGGTCTGCTGCCGCAGCAGGCGGTGTTGCGCATGCAGCGCGAGATCACCTCCCAGCGCCTCGCGCTGGTCGAGGTCGAGCAGCGCCGCAAGGGCCTCGCGACGGGGCTCAATGGCCTGCTCGGCCGCGCGCACGACGCGCCGCTCGCCGCGCCCGCCGATCCGCCGCTCCTGCCCGAGGGGCTGGCGCCAGGTGCCCTGTTCGAGGCGGCCGCCGGTACCAACCCGGAGGTCCAGGTCGCCGCCAACGACATCGACGTCGCCCGCGCCGGGCGCGAGCGCACCTACCGCGACCGCCTGCCGGACTTCGCCGTCGGCGTGACCAACAACCGGCCGTACGAAGGCAAGTCCTCGTGGGATGTGATGTTCGAGGTGATGATCCCGCTGCAGCAGTCCAGCCGTCGCGCCAGGGAGCGCGAAGCCGAGTACATGCTGATGGCGGCCGAGGCACGGCGCGAGGACGCCAGGGCGCGCGCGTCGGGGGAGCTCGGCACCGCCTGGTCGATGTACGCGCAGGGCCGCGAAACCTTGCGCCTGCTCGAACATACGCTGCTGCCGCAGGCGCAGGCCACGCGGGATGCCAGTCAGGCCGCGCTCAGCAGCGGCAAGGTCGACTTCGACAGCGTGATCGAAGCCGAGCGCCAGCTCATCGACATCCGGACTCAACGCTTGAAGGCCGAGCTCGACACGCGCCTGGCGCTGACCGAAATCAAGAAACTGACGGGGGATTTGAAGTGA
- a CDS encoding efflux RND transporter periplasmic adaptor subunit — translation MTAIAVGVAIAAGAGYGVAHLQNTGNPVPPIGASQAQADRAAPAEGERKILYYRNPMGLPDTSPVPKKDSMGMDYIPVYADDKPDDSGAVAVSPVRIQTLGVKTAEVELRAVDAAVRASGRIEIDERTQVVVAPRFEGWIERLHVNAVGDPVNKGQPLFTAYSPELQSTGEELRIAERLARQSAAHDPVASESARRLAEATRTRLRNLEVAGQAGARQVFHAPVSGVVLDKMAIEGGRFMPGEALFRIADLSKVWIIADVYEQDLARVQVGQGAQITLDAWPGRSFAARVDYLYPTLDPATRSTRVRLELDNAQGLLRPGMFAQVSLAAGDASPRTVVPSSAIIDDGERRVVLIALGEGRFKPQPVKLGERGREVVEVLEGVATGDRVVVSANFLIDSESQLKAALSNLVEPDAGDQSQASPTRYEAQGTFDALDAEGGSVTMTHGEIPALQWPAMTMDFMIADPALVKSIAPGSPVRFVFEAGEPGEYIITGIEPVAGTAPAPSAGGHGGH, via the coding sequence ATGACGGCGATCGCGGTGGGCGTGGCGATTGCCGCAGGCGCAGGGTACGGGGTTGCGCACCTGCAAAATACCGGAAATCCAGTTCCGCCGATCGGCGCAAGCCAGGCGCAGGCCGATCGCGCGGCCCCGGCCGAAGGCGAACGCAAGATCCTCTATTACCGCAACCCGATGGGCCTGCCCGATACCTCGCCGGTGCCGAAGAAGGATTCGATGGGCATGGACTACATCCCGGTCTATGCCGACGACAAACCGGACGATAGCGGCGCGGTGGCGGTCAGTCCGGTGCGCATCCAGACCCTGGGGGTGAAGACCGCCGAGGTCGAACTGCGCGCGGTGGACGCCGCGGTGCGTGCCAGCGGCCGGATCGAGATCGACGAGCGCACCCAGGTCGTGGTCGCGCCGCGCTTCGAGGGCTGGATCGAACGCCTGCACGTGAATGCGGTGGGCGATCCGGTGAACAAGGGCCAGCCGCTGTTCACCGCCTACAGCCCCGAGTTGCAATCGACCGGTGAGGAATTGCGCATCGCCGAGCGCCTGGCCCGCCAGAGCGCCGCCCACGACCCGGTCGCCAGCGAATCCGCCCGGCGCCTGGCCGAGGCGACGCGGACGCGCCTGCGCAATCTGGAGGTGGCCGGCCAGGCCGGGGCGCGCCAGGTCTTCCACGCCCCGGTGAGTGGCGTGGTACTGGACAAGATGGCGATCGAGGGCGGGCGCTTCATGCCCGGCGAGGCGCTGTTCCGCATCGCCGACCTGTCGAAGGTGTGGATCATCGCCGACGTCTACGAGCAGGACCTCGCCCGCGTGCAGGTTGGCCAGGGTGCGCAGATCACGCTCGACGCCTGGCCCGGGCGCAGCTTCGCGGCGCGCGTCGACTACCTGTATCCCACGCTCGACCCGGCCACGCGCAGCACCCGGGTGCGCCTGGAACTGGACAACGCGCAAGGCCTGCTGCGCCCCGGGATGTTTGCTCAGGTCTCGCTCGCGGCGGGCGACGCCAGCCCGAGGACGGTGGTGCCGAGCTCGGCGATCATCGACGATGGCGAACGGCGGGTCGTGCTGATTGCGCTCGGCGAAGGGCGCTTCAAGCCGCAGCCGGTGAAGCTGGGCGAGCGCGGCCGCGAGGTGGTCGAGGTGCTCGAAGGCGTGGCGACGGGCGATCGCGTCGTGGTGTCAGCCAACTTCCTGATCGACTCGGAAAGCCAGCTCAAGGCGGCACTCTCCAACTTGGTCGAGCCCGATGCCGGCGATCAGTCCCAAGCGAGCCCGACCCGTTACGAAGCGCAAGGGACGTTCGATGCACTCGACGCCGAAGGCGGCAGCGTGACGATGACGCATGGCGAGATCCCGGCCCTCCAGTGGCCGGCGATGACCATGGACTTCATGATTGCCGATCCGGCGCTGGTGAAGAGCATCGCCCCAGGCTCGCCGG